GCCTGATGAACATGCTTCATCAGTGGGGAGTAGATAGCCACGCGAGGGGTTCCTACAGAGCTTCTCACTGTGTCTGGCCTGATGAACACACTTCATCTGTGGGGAGTAGATAGCCACGTGAGGGGTTCCTACAGAGCTTCTCACTGTGTCTGGCCTGATGAACACACTTCATCTGTGGGGAGTAGATAGCCACGTGAGGGGTTCCTACAGAGCTTCTCACTGTGTCTGGCCTGATGAACACGCTTCATCAGTGGGGAGTAGATAGCCACGTGAGGGGTTCCTACAGAGCTTCTCACTGTGTCTGGCCTGATGAACACACTTCATCTGTGGGGAGTAGATAGCCACGTGAGGGGTTCCTACAGAGGTTCTCAATCTTGGCGCAGATATCGCCAGCACCTAAGATTATACTCCTCAACATGCCTCTCAGGCCCATTCTGTTCCCCATATGCCTGCCTGAACACACTGTGGTACAATCTGTGCAAAAGGTAAAATTAGCACAACGATGTGTCCATAACTTCCTACACCGGTTCACTACTAATACTGTAAAAATACCACGATACAAAAGGAAATTATGATAATCATCATAACACAAGACTGTCCTGAATTCTAAAAATATCACCCAGTTTCTTAGGCACCTTCCCTAACTTACCGGTAACAGAACTGAAGGTCTGGACAGAGGGATCTGTTTGCCGTGGTGAAGATGTAGTCCTCTCCGTCGTTCGTCAGGACTGTCAGGGCAGACCCCGATTGTAACTTACTGTATTGGCTGATGTAACTGGATGAAGTTGATGATCTACTCAGATGCCGTCTGTCCTTTTGCAGGCACATTCTGACCCAccccacatatacacacacaatatcagCATTGACTGTAGCTAACTGGATATAGTTGTATTGAATGTGTAAGAAATAGCTATGCAAAGGGCCAGATGGGTAACCATTCACAATAACTGCAGTTCGTTATTAGCCTACTCAGTCAATAAGCACCAGCCAGACAGACTATCTAGCTAAATTAGCTACAGAAAGTACTGTAGAAATCTCACCTTTCTGCAGCAGGTACCTCTGGCCGGGCAGTTTCATCTTGTAGCTGGTCGAGGGACTATCTTACTTCCACTAGCTACTACTAGCGAGCATGACTATAGCCAGTAGCCAGGTagggctagctagccagcctgcTACTAGTCAGCAGTAACGTTAGCCGGCTAATGCTAGCTATCCAGGCGGTGCAAGCCAACTATGTTCAGTTGTTGTGGAGTTCGTCCTATTGGCATGCTAACTTCATGATAAGTTAAGCATCTTAGCTAACATTCCAAGTTGTATCTTCCTGGCTGTCACAAAATTGCTTTCTCTGTCCTGCCCGAAACGTCTTCTACGGCATCTTGGCGACCACACAATTTAATGTGCATCCCGACATCAACTACACGGGATGGAAACAggattcccccccaaaaaataataaaatataacaaCTTTTCTGTTAAAAATAAATTAATGAAACAGATCtgatccctacacaggctcaagGGGAACAGGTCTTCCCGCGCCAGTACCAGGGCAGGTCTTCCCGCGCCAGTACCTCTTGCAAGTCTTCAATGTAAAATCCTTGAGTCCCAAAAACTTTTCTGCCACAGCCACAATAATGTCCAGTTTTTTTTAGTTCTTTGTGCTCTACAGTTTCTAATTGTGGCAATAAATGCCAAAAAAAATCTCCTTTTTAAAGACACACAGGTTTTATTCTGTCTGGCAGCAAACATTTACTTCAGGCTGTGGTGTATCCACTACTATATCTTCACTAGCATCACTTGTTTCTCAATTATTTTAAATCGCCTCCGGCTAAGCGATTCGACtgctttaacttctttgggactgggggggcagtattgagtagcttggataataaggtgcccagagtaaactgcctgctactcaggcccaaaagctagaatatgcatataattagtagatttggatagaaaacactcggaagtttctaaaactgtttgaatgatgtctgtgagtataactgaactcatatggcaggcaaaaacctgagaaaaaatccaaccaggaagtgggaaatctgaggtttgtagtttttcaagtcattgcctatcgaatatacagtgtctatggggtcatattgcacttcctaaggcttccactagatgtcaacagtctttagaaccttgtttcaggcttctactgtgaagggggagagaataagagctgtttgagtcaggtgtctggcagaatgccatgagctcagtcaggcgcccgcccgtgagagttagctgcgttccttttcctttctaaagacagacaaattgtccggttgaaacattattgaagatttatgataaaaacatcctaaagattgattctatacatcgtttgacatgtttctacgaactgtaatataacttttttgactatGTCTGAACTAAGCGATCGCGCATTGAgcattttgattactgggctaaatgcgtgaacaaaaaggaggtatttggacataaatgatggactttatcgaacaaaacaaacatttattgtggaactgggattcctgggagtgcattccgatgaagatcatcaaaggtaagtgaatatttataacgctatttttgacttttgtgacacctctccttcttttgaaaatggctgtatgtttttctgtggctaggtgctgacctaaaataatcgcaaggtgtgcttttgccgtaaagcctgtttgaaatctgacacagcggttgcattaaggagaagtttatctataattccatgcataacacttgtatcttttatcaatgtttattttgagtatttctgtaatttgatgtggctctctgcactttcaccagatgtttgtttgagacaatgcatttctgaacataacacaccaatttcaaatgaggtttttggacataaagatgaactttatcaaacaaaacacacatgtattgtgtaacatgaagtcctgtgagtgccatctgatgaagatcatcaaaggttagtgattcatttaatcgctatttctgacttttgtgagccctctccttggctggaaaatggctgtatggttttctgtgactaggtgctgacctaacataatcgtttggtgtgttttcgccgtaaagcctatttgaaattggacactgtggttggatttacaagaagtttatctttaaaatggtgtataatacttgtatgtttgaggagttttaattatgggatttctgttgttttgaatttggcgccctgcaatttcactggctgttgttgaggtgggacgctagcatcccacATATCTCAGAGTTTTAACACTTGCCACCTCAATTTCCTTCACCCTTACAGGACACTCCAGGAACATGATCCCTACCACAATTGCAACACCGTTCtccttctacacaccgttcttcacTATACTCTGTTCGTCTGCACACACTTGAAACATGGCCAAATCCTTTACAATTCTTACACCGCAGTGGTTTTTGGAATAAAGTTCTTATGGCGTATCTTACATAATCAAGCTTCACATGCGTAGGTATTTGCTCTTTATCAAAAAAACAACAGGACcgacagacttccttctttttcCCCATTCACCCAGCGGGTCAGACACCGGGCACCAACCACACCAGGAATTCTCTTCATGTATTCAACATCCGTCGTCACCCATGAGCTGACTCCTTTGACGAGCGCTCTACTcctgcttcttcttctgtggattttatatggcggttggcaaccaactttcaGGTGCATTAGCGTCACCAAattgactggagtgtggaccagaGACAGTGAAGGTCTAAATCATACCCAATAATCTCATCTCCCTAAGCTACAGCCCCTGAAGATTTCCCCAGTTCACTTAACCCCGTTATTCCTCAAATCTAATAACAATCACTCCCTTTCCCTCACATATTCCTTGCACTGAAACTGAACATGATcaactgtctccatctcctcctgacaATGATCACACACCCCAGTCGAATGTTTCCCTGCGAATTTCAATGTACTATTTAGCCTTGTGTGTCCCAGTCTCAGCCTTGTGACTACAcgttcctcccttctctctcggcCTGAGGACCTACCTGTCCCCACCTTTTCCTGGATCTTATACAGGGGTCTTCCCTTACTCTCCCTGTTCCTGGATCTTATACAGGTGTCTTCCCTTACTCTCCCTGTTCCTGGATCTTATACAGGggtcttccctttctctccatgttcctggatcttatacaggggtcttccctttctctccctgttcctGGATCTTATACAGGGGTCTTCCCTTACTCTCCCTGTTCCTGGATCTTATACAGGggtcttccctttctctccatgttcctggatcttatacaggggtcttccctttctctccctgttcctGGATCTTATACAGGGGTCTTCCCTTACTCTCCCTGGATCTTATACAGGGGTCTTCCCTTACTCTCCCTGTTCCTGGATCTTATACAGgggtcttccctttctctctctgattccacaacTCTTGCCATTTGTTTTTAACCACTGTTCTTATTAACCTTTTGGCTTCTGCTTTACTGATTGACAATTCCATCTCAACATTAGGATCTTTAAGAGGCTGCTTAGTGATAACATCCAcctcctcattcccctctactcCCATATGAGCTGGTACCCAGAGGAACAACACAAATACCACGATCTGTCTCACGCTATACAAGCACTGCAAAAGCTCATACAACAcatcctgtctgctctgagacacaAATTAATTTAAGCTCATCAGTGCTGCACAGGAGTCAGAGCAGATGACTACCCTGTCTGGCCTCACCTCCTCCACCCACTCTGCAGCCAATAGTATGGCCAACAACTCCATTGTGTAAACAGATAAATGATCCGTGGCTCTTTTTGTCACTGCCACCTTAAACTCAGGAACACCAAAAGCTGCACCTGTCCTCCCTGTTTTAGGGTCCTTAGATCCATCTGTGAATATATTCAAGAAAGCATAGTACTGTGTTCTTAAATGGTCACTTACAACTGAATCTACTCCTTCCTCAACAGCTCTTAGCCTCTCAAGCAACCCTAGATATATCACTGGCTGAGGGAGAAACCAAGGTAGAATAGCAGGAAGAACCACTGAGGGGATAAACTCCCTCCCAAACAACCCCAATCTCTCTTGCCATGCCATTGCCTATCCACCCAAAGCTTGTATTCAGATTTTGTTCGTCCCCAGCACTCTGCTGCCGACACTGCAGCTCAACCCAGACTAAGCAAACACCTGCTATGCACTGTGAATATTATATTAGGCGGCGTGTACTTCCAGGTATGAATTAAACGAAAAATTGGATAAATGTTGTTATTTGTTTTCTGTTACTCGATGCCGAATTTGGACACCATAAACGAGAAAATAAGCTGATATCCGATTTCCGTTTTCAACTAGAACGATTAATTTCCTTGTTTGGCCTTGACAATCTCAAGCCTTGACAAGATAAAAAGAAATAGGAATGATCCATTAGCACATGGACCTTACAGATGTACTATCTTCATtagatcactcttttgttgctgcaaacttgtagtgtattttagCTTTAAAAAAGGTTCTAAAGTTTTAATTTCGACTTTCAAAATTTCAGAATTGATTttccctaacgaaaaatgtatcaacacctACAAAAATATCCATGAATTAtattccacataataattcacatttcttgttgctgCAGGACAATTTTCTTGCTGTAGCAAATtgcctcaaattaagatcctacactgTAAGTCACAACATGTAGTGTAGGAGACAGTAGTCAAATAGAAGCAGACAGTTACACAGTTGCATCTTATCATCAAATCCTGGAAGAAACACCGGCCTTACATATAAATCGCTTTCACTTAGTCATTCACCTCATGCTGTATCAGTCAAAACCAATTTACTATATTTTCTAAATAAATTGTGGATGTTTTCTTGCACAGATTAGATGTACCACTGCTAAATGCATGAACAGGCTGGTAACCATGGCTGAGGCTAAATCTGCTCTGTGAGTGACTGTACCTTTGGAGGAGTGATCGTAACCAATCTTCTTAACGGTGTTCCTGACCACCTCCACGAGGTCCACTACACCCTTGGAGGTGACCTCTCCACACAGCATGATCATACCCGTCTTCGTAACAGTTTCTAGTGCAGAAAGAGTTCGGTAATGTTGAGGTGAAAGGTCATTCAGATATGAAATAATGAAAAACAATGATTGTTAAAGTCTTGTTTGTCTATTAACATATAAGAGCTTTAGAGAATGTAAAACTGGACAAACTTACCACAAGCCACTTTGGAGTCAGGGTCCAGAGTTAGGTATGCATCAAGGACAGCATCACTTATTTGGTCACACATTTTGTCTGGGGAAAAATGATATGGTTTAATAAATATTGATATCATAAgtgctaaaaaatatatatatattctgtgtGACAGTAATTAATGTAAAGTCATTTGCATTCATTAAAAAGCTACTTGAGAGCTCGCCAGTTTGTAGTCCTAAAAAACAGAAAttagttacctctggttcgttcagccattcctcTGGGGGAAATTAATGGGGCAAGAATGGGATAAATGACGAAAATTAGGTCTGAGGTTCACACAGGCTTATGAGATCtacattttgttctatgagatcatatcagtcagttaacatgaccttaaTAAACTATGAATCctttatgtgcttgttttgattgaataaatgcttcaaaatgcacaaaaaagggacattagctgatgaagattagctcatggaacaaaacgtataagatctcctaagcctgtgcttaccacagaccttattttggGAGTTTATCCCAAAATCCCATTAATTTCTCCATAGGCTTTGGGCAACAAAACGTGatggagttagtgcctacaaaaatacACCATTACTATGGCTCTCTATAGCAGGGCCGGCTCCAGGCGTAAGCGCCATAAGCAGTCGCTTAGGGCCCTAGGCCATTAGGGGGGCCCTCTGACCAAAAAACAAATCacatatttgtttgtttttttaggaactcagtcggggtctcaacttactgttgagagttagaatagtagaatacacaaggtgcaagttcGAAATGTAGTTGTGCATCAGCAATTTTTCTCTTGTTATTTTAGTCACTGACATTCACTCAATTAGCATCGTCAGCTAAgcaaattttttatttattggtAAAtttgtctagccagctatctaaacttgtagtaatcatggccaaatACCAACCAGGCACGCAGGACaggtgcccaggggccctgacctccatggggcccccattgattttgttagtcactctcactctggcataagtcatggcaaaatgtgtagaattgcaggaagttaGCTTTAAAACTATTGTGAATCCACCCAAAACTGAAGGGTCCATGCTATCTGGGAACCTTAGGAcatccctaccccattgaagttgacatttaaaatggttaaggttgggtaagggtagggttaaggttaggatttagggtagggacgtcccaaggttCCCGGATAGTATGGACCCAGACTGAAGTGGGTggacagacatttttccaaaGCCCTGCAGATGATGTAACATCGTACAATCATCTGAAAGTCTTGCGAGCTTACTACTGCAGATGCGCATGTAGAAGTGAAAGTTTACACGAGAAACACTCGCTTCACGACACTTCGATACAGCTACGACCGGAAGTgactttttcgtagcaggttaggtgaatttaCACAGCAGGTTATGGTTATTAGGTTCAAGGTTAGCAATAATCCTCCATAACCTCCAACGAAAATCACGTCCGGTCGTAGCTGTATCGAGGTGGCGTGAAAAGAGTGTGTCCCAGTTTAAACAGTAAGCACGATCCGACAATAAAAACAGACACTACTATCCATGCTTAACAGTATGCAATACTGGTATTAGCCCTCAAACTGACATCCATAACAGAGAAAGAGCACATGTCATGCACGAGTAAAGCTACGTGTGATAGTTCAGTAGGCTAAAGGTGCTACACTCGTACAACAACATTAGATACAATATAGACTATAAACCCATGGAAAGTAACCACCAACCAGAATGTCCCTCTCCAACTGACTCCGATGTAAAAAGGAATGTTTTCCCACTGGGTCTGTTGCCGCTGGGATTCATCTTCAGTTGGTCGGTTGAACAAGTGCTACAATCAAAAGCTTGTTGAATTTGAAGTTAGAACTGAAACAGATGCTATATATATAGGCTACTTACTATCGTATCGACTAATGATTAATCTACAGTAGTCGACAATATTTTAAGTTTTGCTTCTGATTTAGCGCCGCCTACTGGAAATGTATAGTGATGCACGACTCCAGGATTGTTGGAGTCGATTCCGACTCCTGTGGTTGGAGTCGAAGGAATCGACTCTTGCCCGACTCCCAAAACACGCTGAAACGGTTGTGCAAACACGTACACACCACTTCATTATTGCAGAGTCCTACTAGGAAGACTACACATTTGCGTTCTAGAGGACTGACATGTGCATGATGCTGCCCATTTGCTCGATGCTGCCCATTTGCTCATCAATTTAGTCTATAAAAGGCCTATCCTGTTTGAATATAGAAGGTGATGTGTAAGAACTACAATATCTCAGTTATATTCCTGCTGTTCAGCCTTGACTGATCCCACGGCGCACTCCACGCTGCCTATTGTGTGCCATGTTATAGCCCTATTGGACGGGTAATACTAGAGATgttggttatgtaattattatgaactgggtggttcaagtcctgaatgctgattggccgacagcgtggtatatcagaccatataacatgtgtatgacaaaacatgtatttttactgctttgatgggggggggggggttgtggtatattttatttatttaacctttatggccaatataccactgctaatgGCTGTATCCAGACACTCCGTGTCATGCATAAGAACCATAAGAACCctcagccatggtatattggccatataccacaccccctcgggccttatcgCTTAATTATCCAAGCGTGTGCGTTATTCCAGAGGATGATTCACACATTAATAGTTTTTCCAAGCTGCTCCCTGTAATTCGGATTTTTAAAAATTGAATTGACTATTATGATGGACGCCTGGAGGTTTTATTCTAGGCGTTAAGATATTTCACCGTTTGACAATAATAGCCTATACTGCCAACTCGTGCTTGGCTGCCAAACGTATAGGTGTCCCCATAATATTTAAAATGATGAAGTGTGATCAAAATAATTCTTGTAGCGTGGTAGACGTCCTTCTTAATAACAATGTCCGCATTCTGCCGATTTGAGCTGCTGTACCGTATTTGCACTTGAGATGCATTTATGGATGAGAAAGTGAACTAGCCCTTTTCAAAAAGTTTAGCTGGTATGCCCTGCTTTGCATCAACTCTGTTTGTGTAGAGCCACAATCCTGTAGGtcttcactccaaccctaatctagcgcatcTGGTTagataattagctggttgataaactgagtcaggttagttacaactggggttggagccgaaaacctacaggaaggtatttctccaggaacaggatttGAGAACcctgactgacctaagacatcAACAGCCAGCCAGGGTTTAACGGCCTAGCCATTttgctagctaacacaatgtaGGCTACAATAATGTTTTAAAACTGTTTATAAATAGCTTTTCTAATCCAACATAGGTCTAGATGTATTGAGTTGTCACAAAGTAGCAGTGACAGGCACAGTTGTTCAAGGTAGGGGCAGCATTGTATCAGATGGACAAAGATAACTGCAGTGACAGTGAAATGAGTGAACTGGCTGCAAACTGATGCTACATAATACGAGGTTAGTTCATCATCTCACAAAGCAAGCAATAATTCCTCCCGAAAAAGGACAGTTGTCCAAACAAGAAGAACACTACAGCACAGATTAAGAATGTatttgaatcaatcaatcaaatgtatttataaagcccttcttacatcaactgatgtcacaaaatgctgtacagaaacccagcctcctCCCTTTGAGGGAGGTAATATCTGTCTCTTTAGAATAACAAGAGTGGAGCTTATTTCCATAAATAAAGTGTATGCCCTCCTCTTCCTGGTACTAGCCTCATGTTTGGAACAGAGAGATCTGAACAACATGGCCAGCcatggaaatcaaatcaaattgtattagtcacatgcttcataaataacaagtgtggactaacagtgaaatgcttactgacgggcccttcccaacattgcagagagaaagaaaatagagaaataatcaaataaaacacgtaataatacaagtaataatagatacacaatgaggaACGATAACGTGGCTATACAgtacagggaataccagtaccgagtcaatgtgcaagggTACAAGGTACatcattgaggtagatatgtgcaTATGAATAGGAATAAAGTAACAGAtagtagacagtagcagcagagtaTGTGATTAATCAAAAAAGTTAGAGCAAAAAGAGTccatgcagatagtccgggtaactatttaactaactatttagcattcTTATGAAATCAGATGTAGCTTATGTAGCAAGCAAGTGACTTCACTTTTTATTGCCTTCCAGATCTGCAGTTCCTTTGCTAACAGCCCCTTGATAAATAAAGTGACCTTTGCCCAGCGCTGACCTGCATCAGGTGCTAGGACAGCTGATGGTATGTCCCAAAGACACATAGAATCAGAATAGGTAGAATGGGCATTCAAATTCAGAAGATCAGCTTGTCATGTAATTTCTCCAAATCTTGTTTCTATCTCAAGTGCTATACGTGCACTATGGGGTGGACCATGGACATCTGGGGGGTTTCAGAGCAATCTCAATTCTACTAATCCTAGTTCTATGTAAAGAGATGAGTGACTAACGTCGGGCCAATGGTAGAGCTCCAGTGCAGCAGAAGTAGTTAATGTGTAACTACAGGGAGGGGCAGCGCTGTGTGGAACCTGTGTCTGTACCTGCCTGTTCGTCTGTGTCTCAACCTACAGCTGTCTGAAGCAGATTTTACTTGTCTCTACTTTATTTACTATGCTAGTAATTTGTCTGGATAATACATCTTTGTGAAACATTTACCCTCTGAAGTGGAGTAGTTCTTTGTTTTGTGGATAAATTAATTTGTTCTGACATGGTAAGTGTATTTACTTTTGTCATGTGGAAGCTGTGAATGTGAGGCAGTCATATGCCTTGAGGGCACACTAATGATCTGAACTATAAGCACTAAGGTGAGTAGAGCAGTGGTATTAAAGGAACAAAGACTATAAACAACAGGGTCAGGCAGGCTAGGCTGTGAATATAGTTATTTACATGTGACTTCCGTGTAAGTAAATGTCTGACAGTCCAATAACTTTTGGGACTAAAGAAAGCAGTGACCTAGCTGTTTTGTAGGAAGTGAAAAAAACTGTCTAGTCGGGAGAGTGTCAATACAGGAATGGCTGAGGCTGAGCGATAGAGCAATATTTGCTTGGCCTGCTTTCAGATATGTTCAAATTATACTGTATATCCCAGTGTTATTGAATTGCATTCTGCCCTGTGTATTGGCTCCTGTATTTGTGTGAATTGATATGGGTGAGTCTTGTTTTTTTTGCGAAGTCAGATTAACATTTCCCCACTGGACAACACAGGTTTTCCATTCTCTTCATCTGTGTGATGATCTGTGGTGAAATGGATATAAAAATGTCTATCATACAGTAGCAAAGTGTCATGTTATTCTGAAAACTATGGTTACAGTATGTCATACCTAATATATTGATAATATTCAGAGCAgattctctcctcttcctctctgtaggCTGACTACAGTTCTCAACAGCCAGCCTCCTCTAAGATGGACTCAGTGCAGGGCCAAGTCAATGAAGTTAAAGTTATACTCAAAGACaacatcaacaaagtactggagaggggagagaggttagATGACTTGGTTGACAAGACACATGACCTACAAGCAACCGTAAGTATTataagagaaagacaatagtatTTTTTTAATCCTTTATCCTGGTGAGGTGATAAGTAGTGGTTCCTCTAGTCTAGAGAAAGGTGTTGAACAGCCAATATGATTCTGGTTCGCCTGTCTGTTTCTGCTTAAACTTGCTTGAAACCCAATTATATTTGACTTAACCTTCCATAATTCCTTGAATTTTCAGGCAGACTCCTTTCAGAGGACATCTACACGGGTAGCCCGTAAGTACTGGTGGAAGAACGCCAAGATGATGATCATCATTGGAGTGATAGTTCtgatcatcctcatcctcatcatcctGTTTGCTACAGGTGTCATCCCCAGTTAAATTGCCTCACAGACTCCTACAGTACTACATTCTCGCTAAAAGGAATAGGATGAACCACGATCACCAACAGTCATGTTTTGAATTTGATGAAACTGTGGTTTCATTCTGGTCTTCTCCCCAAGGCTCAAGGTGGATTGTGTATAGTAACGTGACGAAATATAACATTTCACATTATGACTTCTGTAAATAAGCGTCCTGGAATGTGTTTGATTGTTTTTAGATTATATCTGTTCATTTGATGTTTAATAACATACATTTCATAATTTTTGTAGATACATTTGATTGTGTATTTTTGTCACGAGAAATAATACAGGTAAGGGGCCTTTTCCCACAGCATTAGGGTGCATTGAATGCTTTATATTTGTGCTTAaatgggcaatctgcagttgctacatacattttgtgATTTATACCCATTgagtcttgaagaatataacttataaatgcctcatgagcttagttcaaccaTCAGAACCCAagatataagcttgttttacttcaatgtttgtaaacaaagtaaatgtaaacaaacactatatccTCAAACCATGGTTAAAACTACAAATGCTATAtcatggatagtcagtcctttcatccatcgcactgtctatgaatttgagtagttacatttctccaacccca
The sequence above is a segment of the Salvelinus alpinus chromosome 1, SLU_Salpinus.1, whole genome shotgun sequence genome. Coding sequences within it:
- the LOC139537495 gene encoding vesicle-associated membrane protein 8-like — translated: MADYSSQQPASSKMDSVQGQVNEVKVILKDNINKVLERGERLDDLVDKTHDLQATADSFQRTSTRVARKYWWKNAKMMIIIGVIVLIILILIILFATGVIPS